In one Magnetospirillum sp. genomic region, the following are encoded:
- the gcvH gene encoding glycine cleavage system protein GcvH, whose product MSELRFTKDHEWIRVEDGDVYAIGITAFAQGQLGDVVFVELPEIGKKVAKGGQAAVVESVKAASDIYAPVSGTVVAANDALAGEPGLVNTDPTGAGWFFKLKATETAEFQDLMDQAAYDAFVASLG is encoded by the coding sequence ATGTCCGAACTGCGTTTCACCAAAGACCATGAATGGATCCGCGTCGAAGACGGCGACGTCTACGCGATCGGCATCACGGCGTTCGCGCAAGGCCAGCTTGGCGACGTCGTGTTCGTCGAATTGCCGGAGATCGGCAAGAAGGTCGCAAAAGGCGGCCAGGCGGCCGTGGTCGAATCGGTGAAGGCGGCGTCCGACATCTACGCGCCCGTCTCGGGCACGGTCGTGGCGGCGAATGATGCGCTTGCGGGCGAGCCCGGCCTCGTCAACACCGATCCGACCGGGGCCGGCTGGTTCTTCAAATTGAAGGCCACCGAAACGGCCGAATTCCAGGATCTGATGGACCAAGCCGCCTACGACGCGTTCGTCGCGTCGCTGGGCTAA
- the gcvT gene encoding glycine cleavage system aminomethyltransferase GcvT: MAESEKLQKTPLHALHVALGAKMVEFGGYDMPVQYPAGILAEHLHTRNAAGLFDVSHMGQVTLHGPDAVTALETLVPGDLAILKEGAIRYSMFTDEAGGILDDLMITQRGSNLFLVVNAGCKLADIAHMRAKIGSRTNVEYHEDRALLALQGPAAAAVMARLAPNAVGQKFMTFRTGDVAGIPCFFTRSGYTGEDGYEISVPAARAADLATALLAEAEVKPIGLGARDSLRLEAGLCLYGHDIDTTTSPIEADLAWSISRRRRTEGGFPGAARIQRELAQGPARRRVGILPDGRAPAREGTEIVDATGAKIGTVTSGGFGPSVNAPISMGYVASAFAAPGTPIGLVVRGKTLPARVAPMPFAPHRYFRG; this comes from the coding sequence GTGGCCGAATCCGAAAAGCTGCAAAAGACGCCGCTGCATGCGCTGCATGTGGCCCTCGGCGCCAAGATGGTGGAATTCGGCGGCTACGACATGCCGGTTCAGTATCCGGCTGGCATCCTCGCCGAGCATCTGCATACGCGAAACGCCGCAGGCCTCTTTGACGTGTCGCATATGGGTCAGGTCACGCTGCACGGCCCCGATGCGGTGACCGCCCTCGAGACGCTGGTGCCGGGCGATCTTGCGATCCTCAAAGAAGGGGCCATCCGCTATTCGATGTTCACCGACGAGGCGGGCGGCATCCTCGACGATTTGATGATCACGCAGCGCGGCTCGAACCTGTTTCTGGTGGTGAATGCCGGCTGCAAGCTCGCCGACATCGCGCATATGCGCGCGAAAATCGGCAGCCGCACGAATGTCGAATACCACGAAGACCGCGCCTTGTTGGCCCTGCAGGGGCCGGCGGCGGCAGCCGTGATGGCGCGCCTTGCCCCCAACGCGGTCGGCCAGAAATTCATGACGTTCCGTACGGGCGATGTGGCCGGCATCCCGTGTTTCTTCACGCGCTCGGGCTATACGGGCGAAGACGGTTACGAGATTTCCGTCCCCGCCGCCCGTGCGGCCGACCTGGCGACGGCCTTGTTGGCCGAGGCGGAAGTGAAGCCCATCGGCCTTGGGGCGCGCGACTCGCTGCGCTTGGAGGCCGGACTTTGCCTGTACGGCCACGATATCGACACCACGACGTCGCCCATCGAGGCCGATCTTGCCTGGTCGATTTCCAGGCGTCGGCGCACGGAGGGCGGATTTCCGGGGGCAGCGCGCATCCAACGGGAATTGGCGCAAGGCCCCGCACGCCGCCGTGTGGGCATTCTGCCCGACGGGCGCGCACCTGCGCGCGAAGGCACGGAAATCGTCGATGCGACCGGTGCGAAGATCGGCACCGTCACGTCGGGCGGTTTCGGGCCCAGCGTCAATGCGCCGATCTCGATGGGCTATGTCGCGAGCGCTTTTGCAGCCCCCGGCACGCCTATCGGCCTCGTCGTGCGCGGCAAGACGCTGCCCGCGCGCGTCGCCCCCATGCCCTTTGCCCCCCATCGCTATTTCCGCGGATAA
- a CDS encoding CDGSH iron-sulfur domain-containing protein, producing the protein MTAPNVPQKAPYPIDVEAGKAYWWCSCGLSKKQPFCDGSHAGSGMQPMKFEATESKKLFFCGCKASKNQPFCDGAHKNLP; encoded by the coding sequence ATGACCGCTCCCAACGTGCCCCAGAAAGCGCCCTATCCGATCGACGTCGAAGCCGGCAAAGCCTATTGGTGGTGCAGCTGCGGGTTGTCAAAAAAGCAGCCTTTCTGCGACGGCAGCCATGCGGGCTCCGGCATGCAGCCGATGAAGTTCGAGGCGACGGAATCCAAGAAACTCTTTTTCTGCGGCTGCAAGGCCAGCAAGAATCAGCCCTTCTGCGACGGCGCGCACAAAAACCTCCCGTGA
- the ispH gene encoding 4-hydroxy-3-methylbut-2-enyl diphosphate reductase, which translates to MTAQAPLTVLLATPRGFCAGVDRAILIVERALEKYGAPVFVRHEIVHNRFVVEALEAKGAVFVDELDAVPSDRPVVFSAHGVPKAVPAEAERRAMFYLDATCPLVSKVHSAAEHHYKAGRHIVLIGHDGHPEVVGTLGQLPEGAITLVEDVEQAERVELPADRELAFSTQTTLSVDDTAGIVSVLQRRYPQIRPPRSDDICYATTNRQSAVKAMAADTDAVLVLGSPNSSNSMRLVEVARKAGCRNAHLVQRAADIDWDALGPLRRMGITAGASAPEILVQETLAAARARYAVTIEEVVTAREDVHFNLPRILED; encoded by the coding sequence ATGACCGCACAAGCGCCGCTGACCGTCCTGCTGGCTACCCCGCGCGGATTCTGCGCGGGCGTGGACCGGGCCATTCTGATCGTCGAACGCGCGCTCGAAAAATACGGCGCACCCGTCTTCGTACGCCACGAAATCGTCCATAATCGCTTTGTCGTCGAAGCGCTTGAGGCCAAAGGAGCCGTTTTCGTGGACGAACTCGACGCCGTGCCGAGCGACCGGCCGGTCGTGTTCTCGGCCCACGGCGTGCCCAAAGCCGTGCCCGCCGAGGCCGAGCGGCGCGCTATGTTCTATCTCGACGCCACCTGCCCGCTCGTCAGCAAGGTGCATTCGGCGGCCGAGCATCACTACAAAGCCGGGCGCCATATTGTGCTGATTGGGCACGACGGCCATCCCGAAGTGGTCGGCACGCTCGGTCAATTGCCGGAAGGTGCTATCACGCTCGTCGAAGACGTCGAACAGGCCGAGCGCGTCGAACTGCCCGCCGACCGCGAGCTTGCCTTTTCGACCCAGACGACTTTGTCGGTCGACGATACGGCCGGGATCGTATCGGTATTGCAGCGCCGCTATCCGCAGATCCGCCCGCCGCGCTCGGACGACATCTGCTACGCCACGACCAACCGCCAATCGGCCGTCAAGGCGATGGCCGCCGATACCGATGCAGTACTCGTCCTGGGCTCGCCCAACTCGTCGAACTCGATGCGCCTCGTCGAAGTGGCGCGCAAAGCCGGCTGCCGCAACGCGCATCTCGTCCAGCGTGCGGCCGACATCGACTGGGACGCCCTCGGTCCCTTGCGGCGCATGGGCATAACGGCGGGCGCATCTGCACCTGAGATCCTTGTGCAGGAGACGCTGGCTGCCGCACGGGCGCGCTACGCCGTGACGATCGAAGAGGTCGTGACGGCGCGCGAAGACGTGCATTTCAATCTGCCGCGCATCCTCGAAGATTGA
- a CDS encoding homoserine kinase, translating to MAVYTEVDDDALAAFLGQYAIGGLRGYRGIAEGVENSNFLVETTQGRYILTLYEKRVKREDLPFFLGLMDHLAAKGLACPTPIHRTDGAVLGELCGRPAAIVSFLAGVWPRRVTLAHCAPVGDALARLHLAGQDFALTRANALGPAGWRPLFEACRPRADTVEAGLADALARELEYLERNWPKDLPFGVIHADLFPDNVFFLDDAFSGMIDFYFACNDFLAYDLAICLNAWCFEADGAFNATKARRLVAGYVRTRKLSPEELAALPIFARGSALRFLLTRLYDWLNHPPGAFVKPKDPLEYARKLRFHAGAGNLAAYGIENGETA from the coding sequence ATGGCCGTCTATACCGAGGTTGACGACGACGCACTCGCGGCCTTTCTGGGCCAATACGCGATCGGCGGACTCCGGGGCTATCGCGGCATCGCCGAGGGCGTGGAAAATTCGAACTTCCTCGTCGAGACGACGCAGGGGCGCTACATCCTCACCCTCTACGAAAAGCGCGTGAAGCGCGAGGATCTGCCGTTTTTCCTCGGCCTCATGGACCATCTCGCGGCCAAGGGCCTTGCGTGCCCCACGCCGATCCACCGCACCGACGGGGCCGTGCTCGGCGAATTGTGCGGCCGGCCCGCGGCGATCGTGAGTTTCCTTGCGGGCGTGTGGCCGCGGCGCGTAACCCTCGCGCATTGCGCACCAGTCGGCGACGCTCTCGCACGCCTGCATCTGGCCGGGCAGGATTTTGCGCTGACCCGCGCCAACGCGCTGGGACCGGCGGGCTGGCGGCCGCTCTTCGAAGCCTGCCGACCGCGCGCCGACACGGTCGAAGCGGGCTTGGCCGACGCACTCGCGCGCGAGCTCGAATATCTCGAGCGCAACTGGCCCAAGGACCTGCCCTTCGGCGTGATCCACGCCGATCTGTTTCCGGACAACGTGTTTTTTCTCGACGACGCGTTTTCGGGCATGATCGACTTCTATTTCGCGTGCAACGATTTCCTCGCCTACGATCTGGCGATCTGCCTCAACGCTTGGTGCTTCGAAGCCGACGGCGCTTTCAACGCGACCAAGGCACGCCGCCTCGTGGCGGGCTATGTGCGCACGCGCAAGCTTTCGCCCGAAGAGCTCGCCGCCCTGCCGATTTTCGCGCGCGGCTCGGCGCTGCGTTTTCTGCTGACGCGCCTTTACGACTGGCTCAACCATCCGCCAGGCGCTTTCGTCAAACCCAAAGACCCGCTCGAATATGCGCGAAAGCTGCGTTTCCATGCCGGGGCCGGCAATCTTGCCGCCTACGGCATCGAAAACGGAGAGACCGCGTGA
- a CDS encoding SIMPL domain-containing protein (The SIMPL domain is named for its presence in mouse protein SIMPL (signalling molecule that associates with mouse pelle-like kinase). Bacterial member BP26, from Brucella, was shown to assemble into a channel-like structure, while YggE from E. coli has been associated with resistance to oxidative stress.) has protein sequence MKHLIAALLLLAFAATADAQTVLTLTESAEREIVQNRLTVSLRAEANAATAAAAQAEVNRRMEAAVARAKTVAGVTVQTGGAWANEERVQGRPVRWRAVATLDLISSDAASLLALVGGLQETGLAISGMGFDLTREAARAAQDALTEEALVRLQARAARVAAALDRRVAAIRTIRIGETGNAMPQPRMALRAAAMADAAPAPVAEPGRTSVRIDVEAEILLEPK, from the coding sequence GTGAAGCACCTGATCGCAGCCCTGCTGCTGCTTGCGTTCGCCGCCACGGCGGATGCGCAGACCGTGCTCACTTTAACCGAGTCGGCCGAGCGCGAAATTGTGCAAAACCGGCTCACCGTGTCGCTGCGCGCCGAGGCAAACGCCGCCACGGCAGCTGCCGCACAAGCCGAGGTCAACCGGCGCATGGAAGCCGCCGTCGCACGCGCCAAAACCGTTGCGGGCGTGACTGTCCAAACCGGCGGGGCCTGGGCCAACGAAGAGCGCGTGCAGGGCCGACCGGTGCGCTGGCGCGCGGTCGCCACACTCGATCTGATTTCGAGCGATGCGGCTTCGCTGCTCGCCCTCGTCGGCGGCTTGCAGGAAACCGGCCTCGCGATTTCGGGCATGGGCTTCGATCTCACGCGCGAGGCTGCCCGTGCCGCGCAAGACGCGCTGACCGAGGAAGCGCTCGTACGGCTGCAGGCGCGCGCCGCGCGCGTGGCAGCCGCCCTCGACCGGCGCGTGGCTGCGATCCGCACGATCCGCATCGGCGAAACCGGCAATGCCATGCCGCAGCCGCGCATGGCATTGCGTGCCGCCGCCATGGCCGATGCGGCCCCCGCACCCGTCGCCGAGCCCGGGCGCACGAGCGTGCGAATCGACGTCGAGGCCGAAATCCTGCTGGAGCCCAAGTGA
- the rnhA gene encoding ribonuclease HI, whose amino-acid sequence MSPDDSTADGTVEIFTDGACSGNPGPGGWGALLRFRGIEKELSGGENPTTNNRMELMAAIEALKALKRPARVRLWTDSVYVRDGITKWVHGWKRTGWKTADKKPVKNVDLWQALLAAAEPHDVEWRWIKGHAGHAENERADALARGAIAATRGN is encoded by the coding sequence GTGAGTCCGGACGACAGCACTGCGGACGGTACGGTCGAAATCTTCACCGACGGTGCATGCAGCGGCAATCCCGGCCCCGGCGGCTGGGGTGCCTTGTTGCGCTTTCGCGGCATCGAAAAAGAATTGTCGGGCGGCGAAAACCCGACCACCAACAACCGCATGGAACTGATGGCAGCGATCGAAGCGCTGAAGGCCCTCAAACGGCCCGCGCGCGTGCGGCTGTGGACCGACAGCGTTTATGTGCGCGACGGCATCACCAAATGGGTGCATGGCTGGAAGCGCACCGGCTGGAAAACCGCCGACAAGAAGCCGGTCAAAAACGTCGATCTATGGCAGGCGTTGCTCGCGGCGGCCGAGCCGCACGACGTCGAATGGCGCTGGATCAAAGGCCATGCCGGCCACGCCGAAAACGAACGCGCCGACGCGCTCGCGCGCGGTGCGATTGCCGCCACGCGCGGCAACTAG
- a CDS encoding peroxiredoxin — MTIKAGDKVPAVKLKSMTKDGIKDFTTDDIFKGKKVAIFGLPGAFTPTCSAKHLPGFVNHYDALKAKGVDTVACVSVNDAFVMDAWGKAQNVGDKVMMLADGNADFAKALGIEMDGTGFGMGLRMKRFSMYVVDGEVKTFNLEKPGAFEVSNVETMLTQVG; from the coding sequence ATGACGATCAAGGCAGGCGACAAGGTTCCGGCAGTGAAGCTCAAGTCGATGACCAAGGACGGCATCAAGGACTTCACGACCGACGACATCTTCAAGGGCAAGAAGGTCGCGATCTTCGGCCTGCCGGGCGCCTTCACGCCGACCTGCTCGGCCAAGCACCTGCCGGGCTTCGTCAACCATTACGACGCGCTGAAGGCCAAGGGCGTCGATACGGTCGCGTGCGTGTCGGTCAACGACGCGTTCGTGATGGACGCTTGGGGCAAGGCGCAGAATGTCGGCGACAAGGTCATGATGCTGGCCGACGGCAACGCCGATTTCGCCAAAGCGCTCGGCATCGAGATGGACGGCACGGGCTTCGGCATGGGCCTGCGCATGAAGCGCTTCTCGATGTACGTGGTCGACGGCGAAGTGAAGACTTTCAACCTTGAAAAGCCCGGCGCTTTCGAAGTTTCGAACGTCGAGACGATGCTCACGCAAGTCGGCTGA
- a CDS encoding protein-disulfide reductase DsbD family protein, whose protein sequence is MTRFRLWILLALSLLAHPGAAFAAASDWVRHPEIALRLVAANSGTGTQGAVGLGLEMQLAPGWKTYWRSPGDAGLPPTIDWAGSDNLANAALRFPVPERFTLFGLETYGYGGTVILPIEAVLHTPGEALRVRAGVDVLVCEVVCIPYRAELALDLAAGPGVPSDQAHDLARFASSVPPVDAAGAGVNGLAIEAADLRAGPPASLLVQVRAEPSLSVPDLYVEGPPGWSFAKPIVQFSDGGRLATMIVPAAAGPGAEKLGPGASATFTLVDRGRAVERTLTLGTAPPAALSGSLLAMLAVALLGGLILNLMPCVLPVLAMKLAGLVSHAREDRRATRLSFLATAAGIVVAFAILAASLVGLKAAGEAVGWGLQFQQPWFLAAMALVLVGFAANLWGWFEIPMPAAFGRVGDPKFGGSFATGLFATLLATPCSAPFVGTAVGFALAQGPVEIFAIFMALALGLAAPYLAVAAAPGLAQALPRPGRWMGVLRAVLGLALVGTAVWLASVLAAQLGFAAALALASALVGLALGLFLLRARRHVRQRVWLASICVFVAVAVPPRLATAPASALTADPAIAWVAFDRTEIDRAVASGRVVFVDVTADWCVTCQVNKRLVVVRAPVLDRLQSAGVVAMRADWTRPDARISAYLASFGRYGIPFNAVYGPGAPGGIALPELLSADAVLAALAQAAAPVAISRAPL, encoded by the coding sequence TTGACGCGTTTCAGACTGTGGATATTGCTGGCTCTTTCGCTGCTCGCACACCCCGGTGCGGCGTTTGCGGCTGCGTCCGATTGGGTGCGCCATCCCGAGATCGCTTTGCGTCTAGTTGCCGCCAATTCGGGCACGGGCACGCAAGGCGCCGTCGGTTTGGGGCTCGAGATGCAGTTGGCTCCGGGCTGGAAAACCTATTGGCGTTCGCCTGGCGATGCCGGTCTGCCGCCGACAATCGACTGGGCGGGCTCGGACAATCTCGCGAACGCGGCACTGCGCTTCCCCGTGCCCGAACGCTTCACGCTGTTCGGGCTCGAAACCTACGGCTATGGCGGCACGGTTATCCTGCCGATCGAGGCGGTGCTGCATACGCCGGGCGAGGCGTTGCGCGTGCGCGCAGGCGTGGACGTGCTGGTGTGCGAGGTCGTGTGCATTCCCTATCGCGCCGAACTTGCCCTCGATCTTGCAGCCGGGCCCGGCGTGCCCTCGGACCAGGCGCATGATTTGGCGCGCTTTGCCTCGTCCGTTCCGCCGGTCGATGCGGCCGGTGCGGGCGTCAACGGTTTGGCGATCGAAGCGGCCGATTTAAGGGCGGGGCCACCGGCGTCGCTGCTTGTGCAGGTGCGCGCCGAGCCGTCTTTGTCGGTCCCCGATCTTTATGTCGAAGGCCCGCCGGGCTGGAGCTTTGCCAAACCCATCGTGCAGTTTTCCGACGGGGGCAGGCTTGCGACGATGATCGTGCCGGCCGCAGCAGGGCCGGGCGCAGAAAAACTTGGGCCCGGTGCCAGCGCGACTTTCACGCTGGTTGATCGCGGCCGTGCCGTCGAGCGCACGCTGACGCTCGGAACGGCCCCGCCGGCCGCTTTGTCGGGCTCGCTTCTGGCGATGTTGGCGGTCGCTTTGTTGGGCGGCCTCATTCTCAATTTGATGCCGTGCGTTTTGCCCGTGCTCGCCATGAAGCTTGCGGGGCTCGTGTCGCACGCGCGCGAAGACCGGCGTGCGACGCGCCTCTCGTTCCTGGCAACCGCCGCCGGGATCGTTGTGGCGTTTGCGATATTGGCCGCAAGTCTCGTTGGCCTCAAAGCGGCGGGCGAGGCGGTGGGTTGGGGGTTGCAGTTCCAGCAGCCTTGGTTCTTGGCGGCGATGGCGCTCGTCCTCGTGGGCTTTGCCGCCAATCTCTGGGGCTGGTTCGAAATCCCAATGCCGGCCGCCTTCGGGCGCGTGGGCGACCCCAAATTCGGCGGGTCGTTTGCGACCGGCCTGTTTGCAACATTGCTTGCGACACCGTGCTCGGCACCCTTTGTCGGCACCGCTGTCGGGTTTGCGCTGGCGCAAGGGCCTGTCGAGATTTTCGCGATCTTCATGGCGCTGGCCCTTGGGCTCGCGGCCCCCTATCTCGCCGTCGCGGCCGCACCGGGCCTCGCCCAGGCTCTGCCGCGCCCCGGCCGTTGGATGGGCGTGCTGCGTGCGGTGCTGGGCCTCGCCCTTGTCGGCACGGCCGTATGGCTTGCAAGCGTGCTGGCGGCCCAGCTTGGGTTTGCGGCAGCACTGGCGCTGGCTTCTGCCCTGGTGGGTCTCGCACTCGGGCTGTTTTTGTTGCGCGCGCGCCGCCACGTGCGGCAGCGCGTGTGGCTCGCAAGTATTTGCGTGTTCGTGGCCGTCGCGGTGCCGCCGCGTCTGGCAACGGCACCGGCAAGCGCATTGACGGCGGATCCTGCGATCGCATGGGTCGCGTTCGACCGCACCGAAATCGACCGCGCGGTCGCATCCGGCCGCGTGGTTTTCGTCGACGTGACGGCCGATTGGTGCGTGACCTGCCAAGTCAACAAGCGCCTCGTGGTGGTGCGGGCTCCCGTGCTCGACCGGCTGCAGAGCGCTGGCGTGGTCGCGATGCGCGCCGATTGGACGCGGCCCGACGCCCGCATTTCGGCCTATTTGGCGAGTTTCGGGCGCTACGGCATCCCGTTCAACGCCGTCTACGGGCCGGGCGCACCGGGCGGCATCGCACTGCCCGAATTGCTGAGTGCCGACGCCGTGCTCGCCGCCCTCGCCCAAGCCGCCGCCCCCGTTGCAATCTCGCGAGCACCCCTCTAA
- a CDS encoding YqgE/AlgH family protein: MARTRIEIPTFFAGHLLVAMPSMSDSRFERSVIYMCAHNPDGAMGLVINRPFEQMSFPDLLEQLEIPSSPRTRQILLRSGGPVESGRGFVLHSDDYMHDGSMRVMPGIALTATIDILKALAIGDGPQRSLLALGCAGWSAGQLEGEIQRNGWLTVPADADLVFDQGLDTLWQRAIGRLGVDLSRLSGEAGHA, from the coding sequence ATGGCGCGCACACGCATCGAGATTCCGACCTTCTTCGCGGGGCACCTGCTGGTCGCGATGCCCTCAATGTCCGATTCCCGCTTCGAGCGCTCGGTCATCTACATGTGCGCGCACAATCCCGACGGCGCCATGGGCCTCGTCATCAACCGGCCATTCGAACAGATGAGCTTCCCCGACCTGCTCGAGCAGCTCGAAATCCCGAGCAGCCCGCGCACGCGCCAAATCCTGCTGCGCTCGGGCGGGCCGGTCGAATCGGGCCGCGGTTTCGTGCTGCATTCGGACGACTACATGCACGACGGCTCGATGCGTGTGATGCCGGGCATCGCCCTTACGGCGACGATCGACATTCTGAAAGCGCTCGCCATCGGCGACGGGCCGCAGCGTTCGCTGCTGGCCCTGGGCTGTGCCGGCTGGTCGGCAGGCCAGCTCGAAGGTGAGATCCAGCGCAATGGCTGGCTCACCGTGCCGGCCGATGCCGATCTCGTTTTCGACCAGGGGCTCGACACGCTGTGGCAGCGCGCGATCGGTCGGCTCGGTGTGGATTTGAGCCGCCTCTCGGGCGAAGCGGGCCACGCCTAG
- a CDS encoding pitrilysin family protein, producing the protein MSVRVESLANGLRVASDRMDQVETVSVGIYVGAGTRHEPAALNGVAHMLEHMAFKGTARRDAKAIAEEIENVGGFMNAHTGREQTAYYIKCLKQDFDLALDILADIFLNSSYDPAEFERERGVILQELGQVEDTPDDVIFDRFQETAYAGQALGRPVLGTADIIRKLPRAAALDWRAAIYAPSNVVLAAAGNFDPTHLANRADALLGAWRANGAALNEVARYTGGEFRDDSDLEQAHLVIGFPGVGFADPDYWAVQVLATMLGGGMSSRLFQEIREKRGLCYSISAHAASFADGGMFDIYTGTGETEMAELIPALVDQLRGARAKASDAELRRAKAQMRAGLLMSLESTNARMDALGANLLIFGRDITPEEVTAKVEAVAHEDLMRVAARIFAGRPTLAALGPLANLESLEKIAARIAA; encoded by the coding sequence ATGAGCGTACGCGTCGAAAGCCTTGCCAATGGCCTGCGCGTGGCGAGCGACCGCATGGATCAGGTCGAAACCGTTTCGGTCGGCATCTATGTGGGTGCCGGAACGCGCCACGAGCCGGCGGCCTTGAACGGTGTCGCGCACATGCTCGAGCATATGGCGTTTAAGGGCACGGCCCGGCGCGACGCCAAGGCGATCGCCGAAGAGATCGAAAATGTCGGCGGCTTTATGAACGCGCATACGGGGCGCGAGCAGACCGCCTATTACATCAAATGCCTCAAGCAGGATTTCGACCTCGCCCTCGACATCCTCGCCGACATTTTCCTGAACTCGTCCTACGACCCGGCCGAGTTCGAACGCGAGCGCGGCGTGATCCTGCAGGAGCTCGGCCAAGTCGAAGACACGCCCGACGACGTGATCTTCGACCGTTTCCAGGAAACGGCTTATGCGGGCCAGGCGCTTGGCCGGCCCGTGCTGGGGACGGCCGATATCATCCGCAAATTGCCGCGTGCGGCCGCCCTCGATTGGCGTGCGGCGATCTATGCGCCGAGCAATGTGGTGCTCGCAGCAGCGGGCAATTTCGACCCCACCCATCTCGCCAACCGTGCCGATGCGCTGCTGGGCGCTTGGCGTGCGAACGGTGCCGCCCTCAACGAAGTGGCGCGCTACACCGGCGGCGAGTTCCGCGACGACAGCGATCTCGAGCAAGCGCATCTGGTGATCGGTTTCCCCGGCGTGGGTTTTGCGGATCCCGACTATTGGGCCGTGCAGGTCTTGGCGACGATGCTGGGCGGCGGCATGTCCTCGCGTCTGTTCCAGGAGATCCGCGAAAAGCGCGGCCTGTGCTATTCGATCTCGGCGCATGCCGCCTCGTTCGCCGACGGCGGCATGTTCGATATCTATACAGGGACCGGCGAAACCGAGATGGCCGAACTCATTCCGGCCCTTGTCGACCAGCTGCGCGGTGCACGCGCCAAGGCCAGCGACGCTGAATTGCGCCGCGCCAAAGCGCAGATGCGCGCAGGTCTGCTCATGTCGCTCGAAAGTACGAATGCGCGCATGGATGCGCTCGGCGCCAATCTGCTGATCTTCGGGCGCGACATCACGCCCGAGGAAGTGACCGCAAAGGTCGAGGCCGTCGCGCACGAGGATCTGATGCGCGTGGCCGCGCGCATCTTCGCCGGCCGCCCGACCTTGGCGGCTTTGGGGCCGCTCGCCAATCTCGAAAGTCTCGAAAAAATCGCGGCCCGAATCGCCGCGTAA